AAGCCGTAAATCCGCATCATGCACCGCAACGGAGGAACACATGGAAGCATCCGCCGCCGGAAAAATGGTCATCAAGGAACCCAAGGGACTCTCCAGCCGTATTCAGTGGCTGCGCGACTTTTATTTTTCGGGACTTGACCGCAAATGGAACAACGAGTTCACGGCCTGGACCACCGGTGTCCCCTGGGACGAGGTCTGGGACGAGACCACCTATTACATAGTGCCGGAAGTCTACGCCTTCATGCAGACCTTCGTTTCCTCGTTCAAGCAGGCCGCGCGAAAGGTGGATACCCCCACGGATTTTTTCGACTGGCCCATAGCCTTGCGCCGGGCCTGGTTCGTTAAAGAGGTGATGGTGAACCACCTTCCCCAGGAAATTCTGCCCGGCGACCTTCTCTGCGGCGGAAGGTTCAATATCCAGACCTCGGCCTGCTGGACCCGAAAAGAGGCCAAGGACCGCAACAGGCGCATGATGGGCAGAAAAGGCGCGCGCGCCGCCATGAAAAAGCTCCACGACCACGGCTACGGCAACGCCGGGGCCACCTCCGGGCATCTTGTTCCGGGCTACGCCAGGGTTCTTGAAATCGGCTGGAAGGGCATACACGAGGACCTTGAGAAAAAATTCAATGCGCTCACCCCTTCGGAACAAAATGGCCCCAAGGGCGGGCAGTTGAAGGCCATGATGCTTTCGGCGACGCTCCCCCGCGAACTGGCCGCAACATACGCACATCTTTCAATGGAACTGGCCAAGACCGAAAAGGACAAGGCCCGGAAAATCGAGCTTCTCAAGATGGCCGAAAACTGCTCCCGCGTTCCCTGGGAACCGGCGGGGACTTTCTGGGAGGCGGTCCAGGCCCTGTGGCTCAGCCACATGCTGGTCATGAGCGACGAGAACTACCCCGGTCCCGGGGTCTCCTTCGGGCGCTTTGACCAGTACCTTTACCCGTACTGGAAAAAATCGCTTGAAGAGGGCATGGACCCGGACTTCGGCAAGGAAATCCTGAAATGCTTCTGGATTCACGCCAACACCGCCTATGACGCCATGATCCGAACCGGCGGCAACCAGGGCATCACGGCAGGTTTTGGCCAGTTGATCACTCTTTCCGGCGCGGGCGCGGGCGGATGCGACACCACCAACGATCTTACCTACGCCATTCTGGACGTGATCGACGACATGAGCCCCATCCTTGAGCCCAAGCCCAATGTTCGGCTCCACAGGAATTCCCCGGAGGAACTCCTTGACCGGGTGGTGGAAATGGTTTCGGGGAGCCAGGGCGCGCCCTTTCTGCTCAACTTCGACGAGCGGAGCATGGCCGGGATGATGCGGGAGTCCAGGGAAGCGGGAGTGGAAGACCTTATCAACCTTAATAACGTCCACGAATACGCGCCGGTGGGGTGCCTGGAAAACACCATGGTGGGCAACGACCGCTCAGGCACCGTGGACATCAACTTAAATCTTCTGAAAGCCGTTGAGCTGGCCCTTTCGGGCGGACGCGACCTTGTTGCCTACACCGACGCAATAATGGGGCAAAAACTGCCCATCGAGGCCGTTGCCCCCAAAACCGGCGACCCCAGGACATTTACGGCCTTCGATCAATTTTTCGGGGCCTTTTCAAAACAGATCAAATACATCGTAAAACGCGCCCTCGATGTTTACGAGATGAGCGAGTCCGTTCGCGTCGATTACGCGCCCACGCCGTATCTTTCCTGCCTTGTGAAGGGCTGCGCGGAAAAGGCCAGGGATATCACCCAGGGCGCGGCGGAGCTTTCCTTCGTCACCATCGAGGCGGTCACCTTCGCCACCACCGTGGATTCCCTGCTGGCCGTTCAATATCTGGTTTTCGACTCAAAATCCTGCACCATGGACGAGCTTATAAGGGCCATTTCGGCAAACTGGGTGGGCTACGAGGTGCTCCAGGCCAAGGCCAAATTCAAGGCCCCAAAATACGGGCGGGATGACGACAAAGCCGATGCCATGGCCAAAAAGGTGATGGAGCTTTGGACGGGCGAATGCTGGAAGTACAGGACCCGCTCATCAAACCGCCAGGCAAGGCCCGGAATGCTCTCGTGGAACTACTGGATATCCGATGGCTATATTCTCCCCGCAAGCCCGGATGGCCGTCCCCAGGGCCAGTTCCTGTCAAACGCCATCTGCCCGGTTAACGGCACCGACACCAAAGGCCCCACCGCCAACACAAACTCGGTTGGAAAAGCCCTTGGGGGCATGGATCCGGACGGCAAGGGCGACTTCATGGGCTTTCGTTGCAGCCTTCCCAACGGAGCCAGCCACACCATCACCTTCAACCCCGGCATGTTGCGCGACCCTGAGCACAGGCAAAAGTTCAAGGCCTTTTTGAAGGGCTACGGAAAAAACGGCGGAACCGCCCTCCAGATAAACATGCTGGACGCCGACATCCTGCGCAAGGCCCAGAAAAACCCCACAGACTACAGGCATCTTCTGGTGCGGGTTACCGGCTACAACGCCTATTTCACCTCCATTGGAAAAGAACTCCAGGATGAGGTGATAGCGCGTATAAGCCACCAAAAGTTATAGATTAAAGTTTAACATCTCCACCATTAATAGAAGTAAAATCCTTAAACCCTGGCGGGAAGGGAGCCTGATGAAGGGCCTTGTTTTAGAGATTCAACGCATGAGCACCGAGGACGGGCCGGGCATCCGCACCACGGTGTTTTTAAAGGGCTGCTCTTTGGCCTGCGCGTGGTGCCACAACCCTGAAAGCATCTCGCCCCGTCCCCAGGTACAATGGATCGAATCCCGGTGCATAGGCTGCATGACCTGCGTTTCGGCCTGCCCGAAAAAGGCGCTTGAAAAAGGCCCGGAGGGAATCCGCATCCTTCGTGAAAAATGCGACGGCTGCGGAATCTGCGCAACCGAGTGCCCGTCAACGGCTTTGGAGCTTCTCGGAACCTTTTGGGAGGTTGACGATCTTGCGGACGAGGTGGAAAAGGACCGGGCCTATTTTGAGAATTCGGGCGGCGGGGTGACCGTATCGGGCGGGGAGCCCGCCCTGCAGGCGGATTTCACTGCGGCGTTTCTGGAAAACCTCAGGAAAAGGGGAATTTCCACCGCCCTGGACACCTGCGGCGAGGCCAGCCGTGAGGCTTACGAAAAAATCCTGCCCCACGCCGATCTTCTCCTGTTCGATCTCAAGGTGATGGACCCGGCTCTCCACAAAAAATTCACCGCCCGCAAAAACGACCGAATACTGGAAAACATCGCCTTTGCCGCCGGTTTCATCAAAAAAAAGGGTGCGCCCATGTGGGTGAGAACCCCCGTGATTCCCGATTTTACGGCCAGCGAGGCCATCATCCGCGACATCGGAAAATTTATCGGAGAGAACCTGAACGGGGCGGTTACCCGCTGGGACCTCTGCGCCTTCAACAACCTTTGCCGGGACAAGTACACGCGCCTCGGAAAAGACTGGGTCCTGGCCGGAAGCGGGCTCCTGGAAAAATCGGTCATGGAACATCTTGCCCAGGTTGCCAAAAAAAGCGGCGTGGACCCCAATATCGTTCAGTGGAGCGGCTCGACCAAACTGGAAGACTAACCGGAAGATTTTCGCCCCGGATTTTGCGGGGCCGGGAGAAAAACGTGCAAGAGCAAAGTCAGCTTACCAAGGCCGACATGGATGCCTTCGGGCAGGAGGTGAAGGTGGGGCTCCTTTCCACCATCAACCCGGAAGGGCTTCCCCATATCACCCTCATCACCTCCATAATGGCCAAGGATGCGGAACACGTAATGTTCGGCCAGTTCTCCGAGGGCCAAAGCAAGCAGAACGCAAGGCTCAACCCCAACACCGCCTTTTTGGTCATGACCACCGACCGGAAAATCTGGCGGGGCCGCGCGCGCTGGACCCACGAGGCCAAAAAGGGCGCTGATTACGAGCGCTACAACAGCCTTCCCATGTTCCGCTACAACGCCTACTTCGGCATCCACACGGTCCATTACATGGACCTTGTTTCCGTGCGCGGCCCGGAGGGGCTGCCCCTGGCAGGTATCGCCGGATCGGTGCTGGGGACCCTCGCCGTCGGAAAGACCGCCGCAAACGAACGGCCCGCCGACGTCCTGAACCCCTTTACCCACGGGTTCTTCAACCGCCTGGACACCTTGAAGTTTCTGTCCTTTGTTGGCCAGGACGGTTTTCCCTGGATCATTCCCTGCTTCGGCTTAAGGGCCGCCGGAACCGACCGCCTGGTGCTTTCGCCTATGGCCTACAGGAAAGAGTTCGCAAACATCGCGCGCGGCCAGAAGGTGGCGGTGTTCGGCTTAAGTTTCAAGATGGAGGACGTTCTGGTGCGGGGCTCCTATTGGGGGCCGGACCGCCGTTTGGGCGTTCCCACCGCCGTGGTGGACGTGGACTTTGTTTACAACTCCATGCCGCCCATAGCCGGGCAGATATATCCGGCTACTGAGCTCAAACCGGTGCGGGAATTTTAGGCCGCGCCGGTTTAAAAATCTTCATCCCTGTTTTTCATCCGTCGGCCCGGTTTTTTTAAGCTTCGCCACCATTTTGGGGACGTCCAGGCCCTTGTCGTAGGAATCGGGGGAAAACCGGATCAATCGCCACGCGTTTTCCGGGCAGATGTTGATGCAGCCGCAGCAGCCGATGCATTTTTCCCGGTTCCAAAAAAGGTCGCGGCGCTCTCCCGTAATGGCCCCGGCCGGGCACATGGTCTGGCAGAAGCCGCAGCCGGTGCAAAGGTCTTGCAAAAATTTTCTCGGCCCCATGAAAAGAAGCGGCCCGTCCTTGGGGGTGGCCGCCCCCATCCAGTGCATGGGGTCAAAGGGGTTGAACCTGGCCCGCCTCCTTTGGGGCCTCTCTCCAAGGCTTCTATCCAAAAAGGCGCGCACGGCGGAAAGCGAATTTTCGTCGGGCAGTTCCTGCTTGTCCATGAAAGGCAGCCACTTGGCAAAGGGGATATATGAATCGCGGCACCTTATGGTGGTGAAGTTCGCCAGTTCCACGTTTTTTTCCGCAAGGGCCTTTTTGAAAAGATAAGGGGTGTTGGCGGCCCAGCCCCCCATGGTGAGGATGAGAAGGGCCGTCTTCTTTTTTTCGGCGCGCGGCATGGAGTAGATGAAATCGCGCACGGGCCAGGGAAGGCTCCAGTTGAACACGGGAAAAGCGAACACCAGCAAGTCCTCGGCCGGAAGGCTCCCGTTCTGGCGGCGAATGTTTTCCACCCTTGGGGTGATGCCCTTCATCTTAAGGGTCTCCTCGGCCACGCGGGCGAGCCGAAAGCTGTGGCCTGTCTGGCTGTACCAGAGCACTGCTGCGTTTTGCATGGTTTCTCCTTCAATATTGTGAAAGGCGCGACAAACTCGGCCACTCCGTCACCGAGATGCTAAAGCTGCTGCAATTGACACTGTTTAAACGCCGCAACCACTATGAAATTTTCGAGCCGCCGCTGACGCGACAAACTATGGCAATCAACGAACAATTATGCTTTGATTTCAATACTTTTTAACAGGACAGTAGTGAGGAATAATAGAATGAGAGATAAAATTATTGTAGTCGTTATATTTTTTATACTATTTATAGTATTTATTATTATGCATGCAATTAAATATGATAGAGTAGAGAATAGATATATCGTCTATGGCCAAAGTTTAAAAATTGTTTATGATTTATCTATATTGTTTAAGAAAAATGATTTCAATAATATTGAAGTTAGAAGATCTTTTCTGCCTAACTCGTTTGATAAAGAAGTATATATTTTAATTGATGGTCAAGTTAATACCATAGCAGAAAAAAATTTAATAATCAGTATAATCAAAAATTACATAGCTCTAAAAAATAATATTGCTTTTATTGGTAATTACACAGATATCAAAATTACGATGTTCCCATCATCGTTTAAAAAAAATAGTATCATTTATGTTGTTGAACAAGTGGAAGTCAGCTCATCAAAATAAACTTTTCTACATTTATGGTAAGCCTTCAGGGGGTATGTTAACCCGCTTGCACCAACCAGTCAAGGTTTGACTGCTCTCCGGCGAAGAAGCTGCTTAGGGTGTTGACGAGGATATCTAAGGAAGAAATTATCCGGATGCGGCAGGTTTGGCTCGGGCTACTCGGTCTCCCTACGGGTACGACGAAAAGGGCCGCATGAATCAGGACTCCTGGAACATCGGCGGAACCGCCGATCCGGGCAATCCCGGAGCCCCCGTAACCGGCGGAGTTCCGGGCCGGACCGATTAGTCCTATCTGTCGAATTCCGATCTCCTGGCCGGCATGCCCGCCGCCAGAATTCATTATTGAATGGAAACTCAATCACCGAGATACTCAAGATGCTGCAACTGACACTGTTAGAACGCAGGAACCTCTATGAACTCTTCGAGCAGCCGCCGGTTCGACAAACCATGACGGCTTTTGGAAAATTATGCTTTTATTTCAATAACTTTTCACCTGGCATCAGTGGTACAAAATATATAAATAACTACTGCTTTATTTATTGATTTAATCGGAGGAAATTATGTTCCTGGCATACAAACACAATGCGATTCTTGCAGTGCTTCTACTGGCGATAGGCGTTCAGACGATTGAAGCAAAGGAGAACGTGAGCATTCTCCATATTGTTTCAAAAGAGAGCATATCGGGTCTCTGCTCTTGGGCGCTTGACAATGAAGAGCTAATTGCCGTCATGAGGAAAGAACATAACACAGGAAAAGCCATCCTTGAAGTCTATCGTTCGGCATCTAATAGTGACAAAGCTATAGGAAGATTCATACTTGGTTCTTTCCCGTATTCACTAACGCAATTCACCGACAAATTAATTGCAGTCTGCCAGACCGCAACCGGATATCTGGTCTATGTTTTTGAGTATCGCAATGGCGAGGTAATAAAGATCGTGGATGACGGGTCGAACCTACAGCCGGAGCTAATTTATTTCGGGCCATCGGTGCACCCAGCCATTGCTGTTCCGGTCTTGGACTGGGTAGATGGGAGTCATGTTCCTGTTTTTGCGAAAGTCTACTTACTTGAAGGAAAAAATTTGAGAAAAGCACTGAAGCTGCCTTGGAAGGGACGGTTCGGATTAGCAAAATGACATAGCACTTGCCTGATCTCTTATCCGGAATGTCCACCGCCCGCACGGACGGTGCGTACACCCCCGTCTCGGCTTCCTACACCGGTGAAGACAGGCGCGACGTGAAAACCCAGGTCAGAAACTTGGCCTGTGCCCGGACCATCTCCCAATATGACTGTTGCTGTAACTCGGTCTGAAAACGCGCATCCTCTTTACGGTCCGTAAAGATTATTTGATGATTGATCGCCAAATACCCTTTTTCCGCGCCTTTTTCAAGCGCCTCCCGCCCTTTGGTCCGCGCCTTGCATTATTTATTGGTGAACCTGATACATTACCCAGCCTTGACCAAGTCGTCGGCAAATGGTAGATATTGGTTTATGGCGAAAACAGTGTTTTTCGACGGCCTGCACGGTAGATCGCGTTAATGCCGGACTTAAAAAGCGGGATTTATTAACGGGCTCCAAGGACACCTGAGCATGGATGACCTATTCACATCCCTTGATGCGTTCCTGTTTTACAAGGACGCGCGCATGAACTACGTGGCCGTCAACGACGCCTTCGCCCGCTGGCTCGGCAGGGAGATCAACTCCGTTGCGGGCAAGAGCGACTACGACCTTTTCCCGGAAAAGGACGCGGCCTGGATGAGGCGTCAGGACCGGGAAATCATCACCAGGGGGGAGGCCCGTTCCGGCGTTGAAGGCCCGCTCACCGGCGCTGACGGCAAGGTCATCTGGACCCTCTCCACCCGGACTCCGCGCAGAAACGCAAGGGGCGATATCATCGGCCTTTCCGGCCTCATCGTGGACATAACGGCCCGCAAGCAGGCCGAGGAAAGGCTGGAGCAGCGCGAAAAACTTTTCGGTATCGTGTCCAAGCTCTCCCGCGACCTCATAGTGGTGAGCGACCCCAAGGAAAAGCTCTCCACCGCCTTCGAGATGCTGGGCGACGTGATGGACGTGGGCCGGGTGCGCCTCTACCGCAACGCCACCGACAAAAAGACCGGGCAGCGCTACTTTGTCTTAAGTTTCGACTGGACGGTTATGAAGGACCCCACCGGCGAAAAGAAGCAGCGCCACTCCATGCAGTCGGGCTTCGACCGCTGGAGCGCGGAGCTTAGCCGGGGTATCCCCATAAACGGCCCGGTGACCGACCTTCCCAAGAGCGAGAGGGTCCTTCTGGCCCAAGAGGGCATCGAGGCCCTTCTGGTGATCCCCATTCACGTGCGCAACGAGTTTTGGGGCTTCATAGAATTCGATGATTATTTCACCTCGAAAACCTACTCTGACACCGAGGTCTCCATTCTAAGCATGGCCGCCATGAGCATCGGCGGCTCCTACATGCGCGACCAGCTTTTCCGTCAGTTCCAGAAGGCCTACGCCGAAACCCGGCGCGTGAACCAGGAGCTTGAAAAGGCCATCGAGAGCAGCAACCGTTTCGCCGCCGAGGCCGAAGTGGCCAACGAGGCCAAGACCAGCTTCCTTGCGGGAATGAGCCATGAAATCCGCACACCCCTCACCTCCATAGTGGGCTTCGCCGAGCTTCTTCAAGACCCTCTCACCGACGAGGAACGCAGCGAATACATCGAAACCATAAGGAAGAGCGGCGAGCATCTCCTGTCTTTGGTCAACGACATCCTGGACCTTTCCAAGATCGAGGCCGGAAAGATAGAGATAGAGATGCTGGAAGCCTCGCCCGTCCAGGTGGTTAACGGCGTTGTTTCAATGATGCAGGCGGCGGCTGAAAAAAAGGACCTGGAATTCGGCGTCACCTTTCTTGGCCTGATCCCGGAAAAAATCCGCACCGATCCCACGCGCCTCCGACAGATACTGATCAACCTCGTGGGAAACGCCATAAAGTTCACGTCTGATGGCAAGGTCTTCCTCACCGTGCGCATGAGGCCGGGGCCTGACGCAAACAGGGCCTACATGGAATTTGCGGTCACCGACACCGGCATAGGCATGAACCGAGCCGAACTTGAAAAGGCCTTCAACAAGTTCGAGCAGGCCGATGCGTCCACCGTGCGGCGATTCGGCGGCACCGGCCTTGGCCTCAACATCTCCCGCAAGCTGGCCCGCATGATGGGCGGGGACATAACCGGCGAGAGCCAGAAAAACGTGGGCTCCACCTTCGCCCTGGTGCTGGACGTCGGCCCCCCGCTGGAACTGAGCCTTTCGCGGGTTGAAGAGGACAGGCTAAACGATATCGCCGATGAGGCCCAGGCTGAGGAAACCCGTCCTGAAATCCTGTCGGGCCGGGTGCTTCTGGCAGAGGACGGCCCGGACAACAGGCGTCTTCTTTCACTTTTCCTAAAGCGCGCGGGCATAATACCGGACTTCGCCGAAAACGGGCGGGAGGCTTACGAGAAGGCGCTTTCGGCTGCCCAGATGGGCAAGGCCTACGACGTGATCCTTATGGACATGCAGATGCCTGAGATGGACGGCTACGAAGCAACCAGGCTTTTGAGGGAAAACGGCTACACCAAGCCCATAATCGCCCTCACCGCCCATGCAACGGTGCTGGACAAGAACCGCTGCCTGGAAGCCGGCTGCGACGATTACATAGCAAAGCCCGTGAACCGTGAAAGGCTCCTGGCCATAGTCAGCCGGTATCTCACGGGCGACGGCCAGTCGGCCCCGGACGGCGGAGGACAGCCTGACAGCGGCCCTGCGGAACCGGAGTCAATAGTTTCCAGCCTCTATTCCGAAGACGAGGAACTGGACTCCATTATTGACGATTTTGTGGCGGGGTTGGCCGATTTCCTGAACGACCTTGAAAAGGCCTTTTCAGCCGAGCGCCTGGACGAGGTCAGCCGCCTGTCTCACCAGTTGAAGGGCTCCGGCGGGGCGCTGGGTTATCCCCGCCTCACCGAGGAGGCAGGCATCCTGGAGCAGGCCGCCAAACACGGCAAATCCGAAGACGCGGGCAAGGCCCTGTCGCTCCTGGCCGTTTCCATCAAAGGGGTCCGCCGTGGCCGGGGACACCCTGATCTGTAAGGCCGCGAAGCTTCAAAATTTTTGCCAAAGCTTACCCGGGGGTCCGGATCGATTCCGGCAGGAAATATAGGGGCGCATTTCTTTAAGAGACAGAGGTATTGAATGGCAGGCGAACTGATAATGATAACGGATGATGACCGGAACATCCGCCGCCTCTACGAAAGCTATCTCGTATCGGCTGGATTTACGGTCATTCAGGCCACAAGCGGCGAAGAGGCCCTGAAAAAACTGGACGAGGTGGTTCCAGATCTGATCCTTCTGGACGTTCAGATGCAGGGCATGGACGGGTTCATGACCATCAGGGCCATCCGGGACCAGAAGGGGCTGTTGGACACTCCCGTCCTTTTTCTCACGAGCGCCGCCGATCCTGAAGTCAAGGTGAAGGGCCTGGAATCCGACGCCGACGACTACATATTGAAGACCACGCCCAAAAATGAATTCATCGCCCGCATCAAGGCCGCGCTCAAACGCACCGAGCGATACCGGAAGACAGGCGGGTCGGGAAGCCTTTCGGGCCACCTTTCAAACATGCCCCTTTCGGATCTGCTGCAAAGCATCGGTGGAGCCAGCAAGACAGCGTCCATCACATTCGAGGCCATGGATGCCGCCATTTACGTGGAAAAAGGCGTGATCATGCACGCCCGTAAGGGCGAATTCGTGGGCGAACCAGCCCTGGCGCGGATATTTTACGAGGAAAAGGGGCCCTTCCTGGTGGTGTTCGACCAATTGCCGGTGGATGTCCCCCGGAATCCGCTCCCGCTGATGAACACCCTCATGAACATGGCCGCCTACGTCGACGAGGTGAAAAGCCACATCAAAAGGCTTGAGCTTGATAAAAGGGCCGCGAACATAGACTATCAGCTTGCGGAATATTCAGACCTCATGGATTTCCGCGACAAGTCGCCCATCGACTGCGTGGACCTCATTCTGGCCATGCGGGGAAACCTGATGGACAATCTTAAACGGCTTGTTAACGCGGTGAAGGAAAAGGAGATTTACCTGGTTCGCACCAGCTGAAACAGATGGGGCAAGGCCGTACACGGGGCTTCAGGGGTGAGCGGGCATTTTGAATGCGGCTGCGCGATAAAGGCAGTCGGCTGATTTTCCCAAGAGCGCGGGCGTTATGCCGCGCTCTTGGGTTTTTTATGCGCAAGCTGCTGGCTTTTGGTTTTTCCTTCAGGCCGCCAGGGATTCTATGAAGCATTTCGGAACCACGGGCGCCGGTATTTCGCGTTCGGCGTAGGCGGCATCGAGGTCAAGGGCCAGTTTTGCGAAAACCGCCGGATGAGTGTCGTGATCGTTTCTTAAATCCATATGGTCAAAGCCCGCGAAAAACTCGGTGCGCATAAATTGCAGGCCCGCTCCGCTTGCGCTGTCCACCGCTATCAGGCCGTCGTTTTCACTGTTGTAAAAATGCCTGTGACTGGCTGAAACGAAGGTGTTCATGATGCCGCTGTTGGCCGGGATGTCAACCGGGTAGGGTCCGAAAACGGGGAAGGTGGCGGGGTTGTTCAGCCGGGGCAGATATCCTACCTCCATCAGCTTGAGCAAAAGGGCCGAAGTATATATTCCGCCCCGGGCGTGAAGGTAGTTCAAAAGATCTATCCAGGTGTAATCGGGCGATTCGGTTCCGGCATAGTAGGCGATGATCTTTCCCGTGTACAGGCTGGCGGCGTTCAGGCCCGCAAGCCACGTGTTCGTCTCGTTCGGCGCGTCGTAGCCGGGAAGGTTGTTGTAGTTGTCCCATTTGAGGTCGCTGCGGTTGGGCTCGGTGATGGCCTTTCCCTGGGCGTAGGTCAGGTCGAAGAAGGTTGCGAATCCCTGCCAGTCGGGAGAATCGGCGACCTTGGCGTCCCCGTTGTCAATCACTGTCCCGTGGTGGGGGGAGCCAAGAGTGATGAGCCGGATGACCCGCTCGCCGCCTTTTTGCCCTGAGTACTTTCCAAAGGTGTGGGTCTGCTCGGCCATGTAGG
This portion of the Deltaproteobacteria bacterium genome encodes:
- a CDS encoding glycyl-radical enzyme activating protein encodes the protein MKGLVLEIQRMSTEDGPGIRTTVFLKGCSLACAWCHNPESISPRPQVQWIESRCIGCMTCVSACPKKALEKGPEGIRILREKCDGCGICATECPSTALELLGTFWEVDDLADEVEKDRAYFENSGGGVTVSGGEPALQADFTAAFLENLRKRGISTALDTCGEASREAYEKILPHADLLLFDLKVMDPALHKKFTARKNDRILENIAFAAGFIKKKGAPMWVRTPVIPDFTASEAIIRDIGKFIGENLNGAVTRWDLCAFNNLCRDKYTRLGKDWVLAGSGLLEKSVMEHLAQVAKKSGVDPNIVQWSGSTKLED
- a CDS encoding 4Fe-4S binding protein; the protein is MQNAAVLWYSQTGHSFRLARVAEETLKMKGITPRVENIRRQNGSLPAEDLLVFAFPVFNWSLPWPVRDFIYSMPRAEKKKTALLILTMGGWAANTPYLFKKALAEKNVELANFTTIRCRDSYIPFAKWLPFMDKQELPDENSLSAVRAFLDRSLGERPQRRRARFNPFDPMHWMGAATPKDGPLLFMGPRKFLQDLCTGCGFCQTMCPAGAITGERRDLFWNREKCIGCCGCINICPENAWRLIRFSPDSYDKGLDVPKMVAKLKKTGPTDEKQG
- a CDS encoding response regulator gives rise to the protein MDDLFTSLDAFLFYKDARMNYVAVNDAFARWLGREINSVAGKSDYDLFPEKDAAWMRRQDREIITRGEARSGVEGPLTGADGKVIWTLSTRTPRRNARGDIIGLSGLIVDITARKQAEERLEQREKLFGIVSKLSRDLIVVSDPKEKLSTAFEMLGDVMDVGRVRLYRNATDKKTGQRYFVLSFDWTVMKDPTGEKKQRHSMQSGFDRWSAELSRGIPINGPVTDLPKSERVLLAQEGIEALLVIPIHVRNEFWGFIEFDDYFTSKTYSDTEVSILSMAAMSIGGSYMRDQLFRQFQKAYAETRRVNQELEKAIESSNRFAAEAEVANEAKTSFLAGMSHEIRTPLTSIVGFAELLQDPLTDEERSEYIETIRKSGEHLLSLVNDILDLSKIEAGKIEIEMLEASPVQVVNGVVSMMQAAAEKKDLEFGVTFLGLIPEKIRTDPTRLRQILINLVGNAIKFTSDGKVFLTVRMRPGPDANRAYMEFAVTDTGIGMNRAELEKAFNKFEQADASTVRRFGGTGLGLNISRKLARMMGGDITGESQKNVGSTFALVLDVGPPLELSLSRVEEDRLNDIADEAQAEETRPEILSGRVLLAEDGPDNRRLLSLFLKRAGIIPDFAENGREAYEKALSAAQMGKAYDVILMDMQMPEMDGYEATRLLRENGYTKPIIALTAHATVLDKNRCLEAGCDDYIAKPVNRERLLAIVSRYLTGDGQSAPDGGGQPDSGPAEPESIVSSLYSEDEELDSIIDDFVAGLADFLNDLEKAFSAERLDEVSRLSHQLKGSGGALGYPRLTEEAGILEQAAKHGKSEDAGKALSLLAVSIKGVRRGRGHPDL
- a CDS encoding response regulator, encoding MAGELIMITDDDRNIRRLYESYLVSAGFTVIQATSGEEALKKLDEVVPDLILLDVQMQGMDGFMTIRAIRDQKGLLDTPVLFLTSAADPEVKVKGLESDADDYILKTTPKNEFIARIKAALKRTERYRKTGGSGSLSGHLSNMPLSDLLQSIGGASKTASITFEAMDAAIYVEKGVIMHARKGEFVGEPALARIFYEEKGPFLVVFDQLPVDVPRNPLPLMNTLMNMAAYVDEVKSHIKRLELDKRAANIDYQLAEYSDLMDFRDKSPIDCVDLILAMRGNLMDNLKRLVNAVKEKEIYLVRTS